Proteins from a genomic interval of Actinoalloteichus hymeniacidonis:
- a CDS encoding HNH endonuclease family protein, whose product MSEEVAREQLATLTVAPEGPMDGYSRELFPHWISWGDRCNTRELVLIRDGSDVEVDQECRAVTGTWWSVYDDVEVSPASGVDIDHMVPLAAAWRSGADEWDTARRRQFANDLEAPQLFAVSARSNRSKGDQTPADWVPPATGYHCTYAVHWTEVKTRYDLTITDDEQAALSGMLDTCP is encoded by the coding sequence GTGTCCGAGGAAGTGGCCCGTGAACAACTCGCCACGTTGACGGTCGCACCGGAAGGACCGATGGACGGCTATTCCCGAGAACTCTTCCCACACTGGATCTCCTGGGGCGATCGTTGCAACACCCGCGAGCTGGTGTTGATCCGCGACGGCAGCGACGTCGAGGTCGACCAGGAGTGTCGCGCGGTGACCGGGACCTGGTGGTCGGTCTACGACGACGTCGAGGTCAGCCCCGCATCCGGTGTGGACATCGATCACATGGTCCCGCTCGCCGCAGCATGGCGCTCCGGCGCGGACGAATGGGATACAGCCCGACGCAGGCAGTTCGCCAATGATCTGGAGGCTCCGCAACTGTTTGCGGTCTCGGCACGGTCCAATAGGTCCAAGGGAGACCAGACACCGGCCGACTGGGTTCCCCCGGCGACCGGCTATCACTGCACCTACGCCGTGCACTGGACCGAGGTGAAGACCCGCTACGACCTGACCATCACCGATGACGAGCAGGCCGCTCTCTCGGGAATGCTCGACACCTGTCCTTGA
- a CDS encoding ABC transporter permease yields the protein MTDSTTTAEAVDTSAEVPGPGPIDSRGPYLSFAFAFVFGHGAFAVSAGVDPLLALPSWVPFTLLAIGIVPGVAGSLIGARFAQVGAGKDVVASEKMVGSAWGTGFIALILAISGLTSTVELPTEIQNVLYPTGAAFVVGLINIAEGAVRRNVLHHSLGSWLALISTAALFLTGAGPFWVLALAGGGAYALAAVLEGRRLARLR from the coding sequence ATGACCGACTCCACCACCACAGCCGAGGCCGTCGACACCTCGGCGGAGGTGCCCGGCCCCGGCCCGATCGACAGTCGAGGCCCGTATCTGAGCTTCGCCTTCGCCTTCGTGTTCGGGCATGGCGCCTTCGCCGTGAGCGCAGGCGTCGACCCACTGCTGGCCTTGCCGAGCTGGGTGCCGTTCACCCTGCTCGCGATCGGCATCGTGCCCGGGGTGGCAGGCTCGCTCATCGGGGCCCGGTTCGCTCAGGTCGGCGCGGGCAAAGACGTCGTCGCCAGTGAGAAGATGGTCGGCAGCGCCTGGGGCACCGGCTTCATCGCACTCATCCTCGCGATCAGCGGCCTGACCAGTACGGTCGAATTGCCGACCGAGATTCAGAATGTCCTGTATCCGACCGGTGCGGCCTTCGTCGTCGGTCTGATCAACATCGCCGAGGGCGCGGTGCGGCGTAACGTCCTGCACCACAGCCTCGGTAGCTGGCTGGCACTGATCTCCACCGCTGCGCTCTTCCTCACCGGCGCGGGCCCGTTCTGGGTGCTCGCGCTTGCGGGCGGCGGTGCCTACGCCCTCGCCGCGGTCCTCGAAGGACGCAGGCTCGCCCGACTGCGCTGA
- a CDS encoding Dabb family protein — translation MIYHCIRFTIKPGVPKETVDAIISGMSAQNADTATSLFGRDFGGDYEYGAVSLVADIETYEKMMNSPAHLAVDRMGLPLIERFASFDITDDLDPELGAKITAVHQRRFDANPDIVELVSNLAEYRGSAAPGKHAS, via the coding sequence ATGATCTACCACTGCATTCGATTCACCATCAAGCCCGGCGTTCCAAAGGAGACGGTCGACGCCATCATCTCGGGAATGAGCGCACAGAACGCCGATACGGCGACGTCGTTGTTCGGACGTGATTTCGGCGGCGACTACGAATACGGCGCCGTCTCTCTCGTCGCGGACATCGAGACCTACGAGAAGATGATGAACTCCCCGGCGCACCTGGCGGTCGACCGGATGGGCCTGCCGCTGATCGAGAGGTTCGCGTCGTTCGACATCACCGACGACCTCGACCCGGAGCTGGGCGCGAAGATCACCGCCGTCCACCAGCGCCGATTCGACGCCAATCCCGACATCGTCGAATTGGTCTCCAACCTCGCAGAATACCGGGGAAGCGCCGCTCCCGGAAAGCACGCGAGCTGA
- a CDS encoding FAD-dependent oxidoreductase, protein MTDRFDADAIVVGSGFGGAVAAARLAQAGFSVIVLERGRRWGLGDFPRAPELTDGWLWDLDRGLYDIRWLDSMGSVQAAGWGGGSLVYANVFARPFEQTLDERWPAHLRREELDPYYDLAAHMLGVSPVGKDPRTGKIPPRTDLMEQLLEGTDRDEATVRPNLAVTFGDPDTWKPNIHGVARRGCAFVGECVIGCNHGAKNTLDYTYLAVAEQAGARAVTDAQVTRIEHLGESYRIHVSTPSDPEAAERTWVAPKVVLAAGAVATNELLLRSRDVHRTLPGLSRQLGKGFSGNGDFLTLAELRGKRPDMTTGPTITTNTVLDVPEGRRPVWYQVQDGAFPPPLNALFDSILPARRARDWWQRSVRHTEPRQTFTVLAMGKDSGKGTLRLDTRGDATLAWNNRWQAQLYRSQTRVGPFVARLLDARLYNPFTWSLLRRTITVHPLGGVRSGRDAATGVVDAAGEAHGYPGLFVMDGSVIPAATGVNPSATILAAAERSMETMIRRSGRIGWRAPEWESVIPAEVPEDGAYLSQAKLHAATKGDGLIFAEQMATDAREHPRMVLSLHAEIPGIDPFLADGAHTVQLRGLVDIDDVATQMDISGTLSLFPVGRREAMVYSLRFDDDRGRPWQLSGTKTVRSRNPVDLLSGLTMLRTEVSPVDAEPDEVQRFVLTIGTRDLARLGRSIRGRAFTRSRRLRAASRFVSFFAISALRRRTR, encoded by the coding sequence ATGACTGATCGATTCGACGCCGACGCGATCGTCGTCGGCAGCGGGTTCGGCGGTGCCGTGGCCGCAGCCCGTCTCGCGCAGGCAGGCTTCTCGGTCATCGTCCTGGAACGCGGCCGACGCTGGGGACTCGGCGATTTCCCCCGCGCCCCCGAACTGACCGACGGTTGGTTATGGGACCTCGACCGAGGCCTCTACGACATACGCTGGCTCGACAGCATGGGCAGCGTTCAGGCGGCAGGCTGGGGCGGCGGATCACTCGTCTACGCGAACGTGTTCGCGCGGCCCTTCGAACAGACCTTGGACGAACGCTGGCCCGCTCACCTCCGCCGTGAAGAACTCGATCCCTACTACGACCTCGCCGCGCACATGCTCGGCGTCTCGCCCGTCGGCAAGGACCCGCGTACCGGCAAGATCCCGCCCCGCACCGACCTCATGGAGCAGCTCCTCGAGGGCACGGATCGGGACGAGGCCACCGTGCGGCCCAACCTGGCCGTGACCTTTGGCGACCCGGACACCTGGAAGCCGAACATCCACGGGGTCGCCCGCCGGGGATGCGCCTTCGTCGGCGAATGCGTCATTGGTTGCAACCACGGGGCGAAGAACACCCTCGACTACACCTACCTCGCCGTCGCGGAGCAGGCCGGGGCGCGGGCCGTCACGGATGCGCAGGTCACCCGCATCGAACACCTCGGAGAGAGCTACCGGATACACGTCTCGACGCCCTCCGATCCGGAGGCGGCCGAGCGCACCTGGGTCGCGCCCAAGGTCGTGCTCGCCGCAGGGGCGGTGGCCACCAACGAACTCCTGCTCCGCTCCCGCGACGTGCATCGCACGCTGCCCGGTCTCTCCCGGCAACTGGGCAAGGGCTTCTCCGGAAACGGGGATTTCCTCACCCTGGCCGAGCTTCGAGGCAAGCGGCCCGACATGACGACCGGACCCACCATCACCACCAACACCGTGTTGGACGTGCCCGAGGGCAGGCGTCCGGTGTGGTACCAGGTCCAGGACGGCGCGTTCCCGCCGCCGCTGAACGCCCTGTTCGACTCGATTCTGCCCGCCAGGCGGGCGCGCGACTGGTGGCAGCGCAGCGTGCGGCACACCGAGCCGCGTCAAACCTTCACCGTGCTCGCGATGGGGAAGGACTCGGGCAAGGGGACGTTACGGCTGGACACCAGGGGCGATGCCACGTTGGCCTGGAACAACCGATGGCAGGCTCAGCTGTATCGGTCCCAGACGCGGGTGGGCCCGTTCGTGGCCCGACTTCTCGACGCCCGGCTGTACAACCCGTTCACCTGGTCCCTGCTGCGCCGCACCATCACCGTTCACCCGCTGGGCGGGGTGCGGTCCGGCCGCGACGCCGCCACCGGGGTCGTCGACGCGGCGGGGGAGGCGCACGGTTATCCGGGCCTGTTCGTCATGGACGGCTCGGTGATCCCCGCAGCGACCGGGGTGAATCCCTCCGCGACGATCCTGGCCGCCGCGGAACGCTCGATGGAGACGATGATCCGCCGGTCGGGGCGGATCGGCTGGCGGGCACCCGAGTGGGAATCGGTAATACCCGCCGAGGTCCCCGAGGACGGCGCCTATCTGTCCCAGGCCAAGCTGCACGCCGCGACCAAGGGCGATGGCCTGATCTTCGCGGAGCAGATGGCCACCGACGCCCGCGAACACCCGCGAATGGTGTTGTCCCTGCACGCCGAGATCCCGGGCATCGACCCATTCCTCGCCGATGGTGCGCACACCGTGCAGCTGCGGGGGCTGGTCGACATCGATGACGTCGCCACCCAGATGGACATCTCGGGAACGCTGTCGTTGTTCCCGGTCGGCAGGCGCGAGGCGATGGTCTATTCGCTGCGTTTCGACGACGACCGGGGACGCCCGTGGCAACTCTCGGGCACCAAGACCGTCCGCTCCCGCAACCCCGTGGACCTGCTGTCCGGGCTGACCATGCTGCGTACCGAGGTCTCCCCGGTCGACGCAGAACCGGACGAGGTCCAGCGTTTCGTGCTCACCATCGGAACGCGCGACCTGGCCCGGCTCGGCAGGTCGATCCGGGGGAGAGCGTTCACCCGCTCCCGCCGCCTGCGCGCCGCCAGCCGTTTCGTGTCGTTCTTCGCGATCTCCGCGCTGCGGCGGCGCACTCGGTGA